CCTTCGGTGCCGTCGAGGGCGTCCAGAGCGGTACATTTTCGCCGCCGAAAGACCCCGGCACGCATGATTATGCGAGCCTGCAGAAGCTGGTCGATGACGCGAAAGCCGGTCTCGAAAAAGTAACGCCGGATGCGCTCGACGCCTTTCAGGGCAAGGACGTCATCTTCCATCTCGGCAAGCACCAGCTTCCCTTCACGGCGGAAAATTTCCTGCTTTCCTTCTCCTTCCCGAATTTCTATTTCCACGCCTCCACGGCCTACGACATCCTGCGCGCACGCGGCGTAAAAATCGGCAAGGCGGATTTCATCGGCCCGCTGCGCATGAAGATGTAAGTTCGACGGAATAGTTCATGCCCGCAAATCCCTTCAATACCCCGCCGCCCTATGAAGGCGGCTGTGCCTGCGGCGCCGTGCGTTATCGCATCGAGGCGGAGACGATCGGCTCGCGCGTCTGTCACTGCCGTATCTGTCAGAAGGCGATGGCATCGCCGTTCCTCGCCGTTGCTTCCTTTCCGAAAAAAGCTGTGACGGTCACGGGCGAGACCGCGCGCTGGCGCTCGTCCGAGCGGCTCTGGCGTCATTTCTGTCCGAAATGCGGGTCAAGCGTGACGCTCGAACCGCTCGACGGCGACCGTCTCGGCTTCCCGCTGGCGACGCTCGACGATCCGCAATCCATAAATCCCGAAATGCACATCTGGGTTTCCGCCAAGGTGCCGTGGCTCATGTTGAGCGATGGCCTGCCGCAATATCCGGAAGGCTCGCCCGAGCCTTACCGGACGGCGTGAAAGACGGCGCGCGGATTTCTCCGCGCGCCGCCTTGCCGCTATCCCGTCACCTTCAGGACCTTGAGCGAACGCCGCTCGCCATAGCGCGAGGTCCATTCAATGGACTGTCCTTCGCGAAGACCGAGAAGGGCGACGCCAACCGGCGAAGCGATGGAAACATATCCATCACCGGCTGTGCTTTCCGCCGGAAAAGCAAGCTTCAGCCTTTCCACGCGCTCGCCTCTGGTGTCGAGGGTGAATTCGACGGTGGAATTCACCTTCACTACATCGGACGGTACATGCGCCAGCGGCAGCAGCCGGGCGCGGTTGAGTTCGCGGTCGAGAAAGCCCGCGACATGCGGCAGCACGCCGGTCAGGCCTTCGGCAATATCCGACAGCGCGTCGAATTGCTCTTCCGCCACGACGATCTGCGGAAGATCGTCCACGACAATCGTTTGCATCATTCTTCCCATGTCACGCGGCCTCCGGTCCGGGGTCGTCCGGCAGCTCGTCCTGCTGCCGCGATTTCACGCGGCGGCGGATTTCGGCTTCCGGCTGGTGTTCGATAAGCGCGATCCTGATTGTCAGTTTCGCGCCGTTGAAAAGCTCCGCCTCGCAGAGATCGCCCGTCGAACGTCCGAGCAAGGCGAGGCCGATCGGCGTCAGCACGCTCAGATATTGCCCGTTGGGCGCGTGCCGGTTGTCGAGCTGCAGCAGGCGCCGTTCCAGCATTCGATCCTCGATGCGGTAGCGGACGATGCTGCCAAGTGTCGCAACCGTCTCCGCTATCTCGTTGCCGGACACAATGCGTGCCTCTTCGAGCTTCGCGCGCACGAAGGGCTGCATCGGGTTCAGAAGGTCGAGCTGCTCGAAGCAGGCAAGTTCGAGCCGCGCAAAATCATGCCGGGTGAGAAGGGGCCTTTGCTCGGGCGGCGGGGTGGCGGCCAGGATGAGTTGCGGACGGCTCGCGCCGCCCTTGTGAGTGGACATGCACATACCTCGTGGCGGCGCGGCTCATGGAGCCTGCCGGCGGAAAGAAAAAATGAAGGTTGAGGTCGGTCCCCGGACGGTGCGCGCATGGAAATGCGGCGTCAGCCCGGGGCTAATGTCCCGCGAGCAACGTACCCGGCGTCAGAATAATGCGTGTCTGTGCTTTGCGCATAATGAGGAGAGAGTAACCCTTGTCCGCGGATTGTCAAAGCCGGTGCTCCGCGGCATTACAGCCCGCCATTTATGGTTGCCGATTGGTTAACGCTGCCTCACTGCCGCCATATCCGCCCCGTAAATATGGATGGCACCTCAAAGCGAGACAAAATCGTACATTATTGGTAACCATGTCCCGCTAGCCTGATTACGGAACGTCGGACTTTTGGATGACCCGTATGGCAGAACACAGACAGGAAATCGGCGAGACGCTGCGCGACGCGCGGCAAGCGGCCGGATTGTCATTGAAGGATATTGCCGACCGGCTCAGGATCAGGCCGGTCTATCTGCAGGCGATCGAGGCAGGACAGTTCGAGCTGCTGCCGGCATTGCCGCAGACCGTCGGCTTCACGCGCGCCTATGCGAAGTTTCTCGATGTCGATGTCGAGAGGCCGCTGTCGCGTCTCGGCGAGGAAGTTCACAAGCATATCGAAAGCGCGGATTATTCCGAGCCGGAGTTGCCCTGGTCGCAGGTGTCGCGCGCGCGTATCGCTTATGTCGTGACCGGCGCTTTCATCGGCGCGGTTGTTCTTGCCGCGCTGCTGTTCGATTTCGGTGTGCCGCGCGATGAGATCAACGAAGCCGTTGCCGCAGCCGAAGGTCTTTTCGAGCAGCAACCCCTGCCGATGCGCGAGCCGGTCCGCTCCATGCCCATCGCGAGTGCCGAGCCGCGCGCGCCTGCCATTCCCGCTCCCGTTGCCATCTCGGCGGCGCCTGCGCCTTCCGCTCCTTCATCCGTGGGCGGATCGTCTCCCGTCACGGCTGAGTTCGCCGCTCTCCTGTCGCGTCCCGCTGTGGAGGCTACACCCGCTCAAGAAGCCGCCACCGTCGCGCCGATGGAAGACGCGAATGCCTTCGCCATCTCGAACGTCTATCTCCGTGCGTCGCCCGGCAATGCGGGCGAGGTGATCGGCGTGCTTGATGCGTGCGAGCCGTTGCGGCTTGTCGGTCAGGATGAGGGTGCGCAGTGGCACCGGATCGAGCGGGCGGATGGGACCGCCGGCTGGGTCTTCCGCAGATATGTCGGGGACAAGGCCGCCGGTTGCTCGTAACGGGCGGGCAGGGGCATTTATCCCCGTATCGGATTTATCCCCGCCGCTTTCGCGCTGACCGGAGGTGCGTTGCCCGCAATCGCCATGACGGTTTGATGACGGTTTGACGACAGTCGAATCCGGTACCGGAACGATGGCGGAAAGCCGCGGCTTTTGAATTGTGACAATCGGCGGCTTTGCTTATTCGGGAACGGCGTCGAAGCGTTCCGTGGCGGGGTCGTAGATCGAGAGAATGCCTGTCCCGATGCCGTAGAACCAGCCGTGGAGGCGCAGCTTTCCGGCCTTTTCCCGTTCCGCGATGAAGGGGAAAGTCCTAAGCATATCAAGGGATTGCACCACGGCACCTTGTTCCATCAGGCGGAGCAGGCCGGGCTTTTCGAGGTCGCCATGCTTGGTGCGGATGGCGGTTTCGACGCCGGTTGCGAGCGACATCCAGTTGGAGATGAAATCGCCTTCCGGCGGGTGTCCGCAACCTGCCTCGTACAGCGCCTCGATGCCGCCGCAGCCGGCATGGCCCATTACGATTATGTCAGCAATTTCAAGGCCTTTGACGCCAAACTCGAGTGCCGCGCTGGTGCCGTGATAGTGGCTGTCGGGCTGGTAGGGCGGCACCAGGTTGGCCACGTTCCGCACCACGAAAAGCTCTCCGGGATCCGCCGAAAACACCATTGCGGGGTCAGCGCGGCTGTCGCAACAAGCGATGATCAGCGCCTTGGGTTGTTGGCGTTTCGCCGCAAGTGCCTGATATCGCTCCTCATTTTGTTTGTAGGTTCCGGCGCGGAACGAGCGGTAACCTTCTATCAAGCTGTCGATGGCGTCCATGCTGTCATACTCTTGCTGGTGCGCGGAAAAGCTGTCGGGCCTACATACACGATGCCGGGCCGGATAGGAAAGTGGCGTATTCCTGCCCAAAACCCATTCATTTGCCTGAAATTTAGCCGCCTGAAAGGCACCCGCCATTTCTCAAATGCTGATGCAACGATGCACTGGCAAAGGCCCGAAATCTGCATAGAGTCGCGCGCAAGGGCTGCGTTGAACTGACGATGGGGAACGATATGACGGTTGCTGAACTCCTTGGGAATATGTCCATGGAGACCCAGATTTCCGTGGGTGGATTGATACTTTTGTTCGTTATTCTGACCGCGCTGCATATGAACAGCCTGCGGAACCAGAGAGAGCAGGAAGCCGCGCGCTCGGAGCGGGAAATCAAGGCTCGCATCGACGCGCTGATGAGAAAACTCGAGGGCAAGAGTCTTGGCCGCGGCGGCCGCATCACTTCCGCTGTGGTCAGTGCCCGGCCGGTGCGGCGTACGGCGGAAAAGCTCGTTCCGGCCTCGCGTTGCCCGGCACCGGCAAAGCGCGCTTCGCGCCGCTGAGCGGGCAAGACGTCGACGATTGACGGCTGACTTTTGCGCCATTTCGCGCTTGCAAATGGCAAGTGGGCGCATTAAATCACAATCGCAAATGGGATTAGATTTTTAATCCCGTTGTTTTTGTGTATATTGGCGGGCCGGCGCATGGCGCCCCCGGCAGGAAGGCAGCCATGGATCGTCTGGACCAGCTTGAAAGCCAAAGCATTTTCATTTTCCGGGAGGCGTTCAACCGGATCGAGAACATCGCGATGCTGTGGTCGTTGGGCAAGGATTCCAACGTCATGATCTGGCTGGCGCGGAAGGCCTTTTTCGGTCACGTGCCGTTTCCCGTGATGCATGTCGATACCGAGAAGAAATTCCCTGAAATGTACGAATTCCGCGACCGCTATGCGGCGGAGTGGAATCTGAACTTCATCCGCGAGCTCTGCCCGCCGCTCGATACGATCGACGAGACGCTGCCGCCTGCCGCGCGTTCCGCCGCGCGCAAGACCGAAGGCCTGAAGCTCGCGATCAAGAAGCATGGCTTCAACGCGCTTTTCGCGGGCATCCGCCGCGACGAAGAGGCGACCCGCGCGAAAGAGCGTGTGTTCAGCCCGCGCGGCCTTACTGGCCAGTGGGACTTCAAGGATCAGCCGCCGGAGTTCTGGGACCAGTTCAAGACCGATTTCCCGCCGGGCACGCATATCCGCATCCATCCGCTGCTGCACTGGACGGAAGTCGATATCTGGCTCTACACGCAGCGCGAACAGATCCCGACGATCCCGCTCTATTTCGCCAAGGACGGCAAGCGTTACCGTTCGCTCGGCGACAAGGACATCACCTCGCCTGTCGCCAGCACGGCGACGACCGTCGAGGAAATCATCGAGGAGCTGAGGACGACGCGGATTTCCGAGCGTTCGGGCCGCGCGATGGATCACGAGTCGGAAGACGCGTTCGAGCGTCTCCGCGCCGACGGCTACCTGTAAGGGAATTCGATCATGTCCGAAGTATCCGAAGCCAAGGTCAGGCTGGCCGCCGTGAACA
Above is a window of Parvibaculum lavamentivorans DS-1 DNA encoding:
- a CDS encoding DUF1993 domain-containing protein; translated protein: MSLSLYEIAVPNYLQTLTAVSGFLKKGAAFCEEQGTNPNDIVAARVIDDMLPFSFQIASIAHHSFGAVEGVQSGTFSPPKDPGTHDYASLQKLVDDAKAGLEKVTPDALDAFQGKDVIFHLGKHQLPFTAENFLLSFSFPNFYFHASTAYDILRARGVKIGKADFIGPLRMKM
- a CDS encoding GFA family protein; its protein translation is MPANPFNTPPPYEGGCACGAVRYRIEAETIGSRVCHCRICQKAMASPFLAVASFPKKAVTVTGETARWRSSERLWRHFCPKCGSSVTLEPLDGDRLGFPLATLDDPQSINPEMHIWVSAKVPWLMLSDGLPQYPEGSPEPYRTA
- the rnk gene encoding nucleoside diphosphate kinase regulator; protein product: MGRMMQTIVVDDLPQIVVAEEQFDALSDIAEGLTGVLPHVAGFLDRELNRARLLPLAHVPSDVVKVNSTVEFTLDTRGERVERLKLAFPAESTAGDGYVSIASPVGVALLGLREGQSIEWTSRYGERRSLKVLKVTG
- a CDS encoding GreA/GreB family elongation factor; this translates as MSTHKGGASRPQLILAATPPPEQRPLLTRHDFARLELACFEQLDLLNPMQPFVRAKLEEARIVSGNEIAETVATLGSIVRYRIEDRMLERRLLQLDNRHAPNGQYLSVLTPIGLALLGRSTGDLCEAELFNGAKLTIRIALIEHQPEAEIRRRVKSRQQDELPDDPGPEAA
- a CDS encoding helix-turn-helix domain-containing protein, which translates into the protein MAEHRQEIGETLRDARQAAGLSLKDIADRLRIRPVYLQAIEAGQFELLPALPQTVGFTRAYAKFLDVDVERPLSRLGEEVHKHIESADYSEPELPWSQVSRARIAYVVTGAFIGAVVLAALLFDFGVPRDEINEAVAAAEGLFEQQPLPMREPVRSMPIASAEPRAPAIPAPVAISAAPAPSAPSSVGGSSPVTAEFAALLSRPAVEATPAQEAATVAPMEDANAFAISNVYLRASPGNAGEVIGVLDACEPLRLVGQDEGAQWHRIERADGTAGWVFRRYVGDKAAGCS
- a CDS encoding carbonic anhydrase codes for the protein MAGAFQAAKFQANEWVLGRNTPLSYPARHRVCRPDSFSAHQQEYDSMDAIDSLIEGYRSFRAGTYKQNEERYQALAAKRQQPKALIIACCDSRADPAMVFSADPGELFVVRNVANLVPPYQPDSHYHGTSAALEFGVKGLEIADIIVMGHAGCGGIEALYEAGCGHPPEGDFISNWMSLATGVETAIRTKHGDLEKPGLLRLMEQGAVVQSLDMLRTFPFIAEREKAGKLRLHGWFYGIGTGILSIYDPATERFDAVPE
- the cysD gene encoding sulfate adenylyltransferase subunit CysD; translation: MDRLDQLESQSIFIFREAFNRIENIAMLWSLGKDSNVMIWLARKAFFGHVPFPVMHVDTEKKFPEMYEFRDRYAAEWNLNFIRELCPPLDTIDETLPPAARSAARKTEGLKLAIKKHGFNALFAGIRRDEEATRAKERVFSPRGLTGQWDFKDQPPEFWDQFKTDFPPGTHIRIHPLLHWTEVDIWLYTQREQIPTIPLYFAKDGKRYRSLGDKDITSPVASTATTVEEIIEELRTTRISERSGRAMDHESEDAFERLRADGYL